One Bos indicus x Bos taurus breed Angus x Brahman F1 hybrid chromosome 6, Bos_hybrid_MaternalHap_v2.0, whole genome shotgun sequence genomic window carries:
- the C6H4orf17 gene encoding uncharacterized protein C4orf17 homolog — MSLKSPMSAPQFESKGSHISARNGSCFLVRHTPHPRRVCHIKGLNNIPICNVNDDENSFRTLWGVGQSHHSQKDEIPYARCSYPPSAVATESPVSPALNGVKVPPRPHSEPCRKVKECFKTSSDNPLVIKKDEMKVKNPPLTPKSCSTASSSSSEVTSTKTAIKENTICIPNYLDQEIKILEKLCNILRTDSLAEVLQWLLHASSKEKEWVSALIHAELAEINLLTRLRRNTSAEPAAETGRPPKVKSPSNSSAKSKVLISSKEGHQQRRVSSQGSEENKEVLKEGKPPLFIRRNQTKIPVAEYFSKPKSLPRPKTQESTSTKPVSARSIQQGYNLSAQRAFYPVTYRR; from the exons ATGAGCCTCAAATCCCCGATGTCTGCTCCTCAGTTTGAGAGCAAAGGCAGCCATATTTCAGCTAGAAATGGAAGCTGTTTTCTAGTCAGGCACACTCCTCATCCCAGAAGGGTCTGCCACATCAAAG GTTTGAATAACATTCCAATCTGTAATGTGAATGATGATGAGAACTCATTTAGAACATTGTGGGGTGTTGGCCAGTCCCACCACTCACAGAAAGATGAGATACCATATGCCAGATGCAGCTACCCACCCAGTGCTGTGGCCACGGAGAGCCCTGTCTCGCCAGCCCTTAATGGGGTCAAAGTGCCCCCACGGCCTCATTCTG AGCCCTGTCGAAAAGTCAAGGAGTGCTTCAAAACTTCCAGTGATAATCCCTTAGTAATTAAAAAG GATGAAATGAAGGTAAAAAATCCACCACTGACTCCAAAGTCATGCTCTACTGCTAGTTCTTCTTCTTCAGAGGTGACGAGTACCAAGACTGCCATCAAAGAGAACACCATCTGCATACCAAACTATCTGGATCAGGAAATCAAA ATTCTGGAAAAGCTGTGTAACATTTTACGCACTGATTCTCTGGCAGAAGTTCTACAGTGGCTGCTCCATGCAAGTTCAAAAG aaaaggagtgGGTCTCAGCTTTGATTCATGCTGAACTGGCTGAGATAAACTTGTTAACTCGTCTCAGAAGAAACACCTCAGCTGAACCAGCAGCAGAGACTGGGAGGCCACCCAAAGTCAAGTCACCCTCAAATTCATCAGCAAAATCAAAGGTGCTAATCAGTTCTAAGGAAGGACATCAACAGAGGAG AGTGTCAAGTCAAGGatctgaagaaaataaggaagtacTGAAAG AGGGCAAGCCTCCATTGTTTATAAGAAGAAATCAGACGAAAATACCTGTTGCAGAATATTTCAGCAAGCCAAAATCTCTTCCCAGGCCTAAAACTCAGGAGAGCACATCAACAAAGCCAGTGTCAGCAAGGAGTATACAACAAGGATACAATCTCTCTGCCCAAAGAGCATTTTATCCTGTAACATACCGAAGGTAG